Below is a genomic region from Cellulomonas sp. P24.
GCCCACCGCCGGTCGCCATGTCGTTTGGCGTGGCCACCCTGGCGGCGGCTGCGGTGGCCGCCTCGACGGCCAAGCGCCCATTGATCAGGTCTTGGGCGTCGGGCCGGTCGGGCCAGCGGCGCAGGTCGATGACCACGGGTCGGGTCTGGCGCAGCAGCAGGACCGCGGTGCCGAACGGAAGGGTCCGCAGTACCGAGGGCGGCATGACCGGGACCATGCGCATCGAGGTGGACGTGGACCTCTCGCCGCCGCGTCCGCGGTTGCGGGTTTCGGTGAGCTCGTCGATCTCCCCGAGCAGACGGGCGACGTCGTCCAGGTCCCGGTACTTCGCCAAGCCCCCCAGGATGATCTTGACGGTGGCGGCGTCCCAGATGGCGTCGGCGGCGTGGTCACCCCACCGGTTGCGGGCCTGGGCCAGAGACTGCAACACCGCCAACGTGGTGATCCCGGTGCCCCCGCCCTCGGCCATCAGCTGCGGCAGGGACGGCAGCGGGGTGAGGTTGGCGATCTCGTCCAACGCCAACAGCAACGGTGGGTCCAACCGGGCGCCCGGGGACCGGGCTGCCAGGCCCCGGGCGGTTTCGGTGATGTCTTCGACGAACGCGGCCACCAGCGGCGCGCACGACCCGGACGTCACGGCCGCGGCAAGCAGGTACAGGGTCCCGGACTCACGCAAGAACCGTGCCGGGTCGAACGTGTCGCGTGGTCCGGGGTCCACCGAGTCCAGGACGTCGGGGTCGGCCAGGGCGGCCAGGGACTGGCGGACCCCGAGCCACACGGAGTCCCGGGTCCGCGGGTCGGCGTGGACCGCGGCCTCCAACGCGTCCGCCCACCCGGACGCGGCACGCGAGTCCCGGTTGAGGATGGTCACGGCGTCTTCGGCGAGCACCGGGTTCAACGACCACCGGTACAGGTCCACCGCGCGGCGCCCGTCCAGGGCGGCGGCGTGCAGCAGGCACCGCAGGGCGGTCTCGGTCTGCCCGGCCCAGAAGTCCGAGTCCGACACGGTGCGCCCGAACCCGACCCCCGCGGCCAGGCCCCTTGCCCGGACCAGGGCGGTGCGCGGGGTCTCACACCCGCGCACCGGGGACCAGCGCAGCCCGCCGGGCAGCCCGGCCAGGCGTTGGGGGTCGAAGATCGCCACCGGGCCGTGATCCTCCCGGGCGGACATCGTCACCGCGAGGGTGTCGGGGCGGGTGGAGGTGGCCACGACGGGGCCGGGGGCGTCCAGGACCCACGGGATCACCACGTGCAGGCCCTTGCCCATCCGGGGCGGGCCGACCAGCAGCGCGGAGTCCTCCACCGAGCACCACAGCTCGCGGCCACCGGCCCGCCCGAGCAAGAACCCGACATCACCCGCCGTAGCGCCACCACCGGCTGAGGGCCGCACGACGTCGGCGCGGCGCAGCAGCGCCTTGCACCCGGCCGCCTTCTGCGCCTCGGCCGGGGTCGCTAGGCCTGGTAGGGCCCGCAGCCGGTTGCTGGTGGTTGTCCCATCCCCGGTGAGGGTGGACCGAAGGTGGACCGCGAGGGCGACGACACCGACCACCGCGGCGATCACTACCCCGGTGGCGGCCCAGTAGACGATCGGTCCCGGGAGATGGCTGGGCGCGGGCCACTCCGCCGCGGGGTCGGAGACCGCGCCGAGTGCCCGCAGCGCGGACAACGGCCCGCCGTCGGGGGCGCCCCGGCCGGTGACCAAGCATGCCAGTGCGGCACCGCACCACAGCACGACCCCGAAACCGAGCACGGCGCCACCGGCGATCAGTGCCCAGTCCGTTAGCTCGGGCGACGACGACCCAGGGCCCGCACCGTGCCGAGTGGGGCGGTGGGCCGGGGGTTTCATCGGGCCACCCGCCGTGGTGCGGCCTCCAGTGACCGGACCACCGCCAGGTCCGGGGCTGCGGGTTCGCCGAGGTGTTCGGGCAGCGCGCAGGCGATCTGGCGCAGGGCTCCGGTGATCAGCCGGCCGGCGTCGACGAGGTCCGGTGGGAGCAGCCCGGGATTGCGTGCACCGGCCAGGAGCTGGTGGGAGCCGGTCTCGGCCAGGCGTCGCAGCTGATCGGCCGCGACGACGGTGGCGGCGTGGTGGGGGACGGCGAAGCGCCCTGCGTCGACAACTTCGCGCAGGTCCGCCAGTGTCGGGCACTGTTGTTCGTGGTGGCTCAGTCGCATGGTGGCCCAGGTGACGGTGACCAGGTCGACCGGTTGGCCGAGCTCGGCGAGTTCGACGGTGGCCGCGTAGACGGTGCGCCAGATCGGTGTCGTGATGCGGGTGGGGGCCAGCCAGGCGGCGACGGCGGTGATCTCGTCAGGGTGGGCGATCAAGGCCCCGACCAGGGTCGCCTCGTGGGCCTGTTCGGCGACCTGGTCGCGGCCGGGGTGCACGCTCAGCAGCTTGTCGGCGCTCAGTCGCAGCCCGGGGTTTCGCAGCGCGGCCCGCAGCGGGACCGGCGCGTCTGCGGCCACGGGCGCCGGAATGCCGGTGGCCTGGGCCCACCGGTTGGCGACGGCGTCAAGGCCCGCGTCGACCAGGGCGCACGTGGCCGCCATCGGCACGGACTCACCGGACAGTGCGGACTGCAGGGCCCCGGCGCGCAGCAGCACCCCTTGGCCCGCGACCTCACGGCGCAGCGCGGCGTCGAGCACCATGCGCCCGTAGACCGCGGGCTCGGGGTGAGGTGGGGTGGATTCGAGCAGGTCGTGGATCTGCACGATGGCGGCCTGGCGTGCCCCGAGACGCTCGAGCAGGTGGGTGGCGATGGTTTGGGGGTCGACCGGTTGCCCGGCGATGTGCTGCTCGCGGATGAGGTTGTAGACCTGGGCGTGCCAGGGGTCGGTGAAGTCCGCCGGTCGCAGCCACCCCTGAACCCGGTCGATCTGGTGCGGGGCCAGGAGCAGGGCGCCGACGGTCGCTTGCTCGGCCAGGTGGATGCCACTGTCGGAGTCGATCATCACGCCACCTCCGTGGGGCGCGCCGGGGTGTCGCGCATGGCGGCGTCGGTGTCGAAGACGGCGAGCTCGGACGGGTGAAGGCGGTGGTGCGCGATGTGGGTGCGGCCGGGCATCTTCCACAGGCCGGTCCCGCGGGGCAGGGCGGGCAGCAGGTCCTGTTCGGGGCGGGTCAGCCCCAGGGCGGTGCCGGTGGCGGCGACCTGGTCGGCTTCCTGGCGGTAGATCACCCGGGTGGAGCAGTCGGCGAGCAGCCCTTCGGCCAGGGAGCGCGCTTCGGACCCGGCGCCGCCGACAGCACCGAGATCGCTCAGGCGGTGCAGGACGAGCAGGTTCGCGATGCCGTAGGCGCGCGAGAGCTTCCACTGGGCCTGCATGCGCCGGATTAGGGGGACGGATCGCAGCAACCGCCAGGCCTCGTCGTAGATGACCCACCGCCTGCCCCCACCGGCCGCCAGTGTGCCTTCGAGCCACCCGGACGCGCATGTCATCGCCAACGCGAGGGCGTCGTCGTTGGACCCGAGCCGGGACAGGTCCAGCACCACCATCGGGGCATTCGCGTCCAAGGCCTGGGTGGAGGGGCCGTCGAACAGGCCCGCGAGGTCGCCGCGGATCAGGCGCCGCAGCCCGTGGGCCAGGTCGCGCCCGTCGGTGACCCGTTCGGCGACGCTTGCCCCGTCTGCCCGGGCGGCCGCCCGGTCGGGTGCGGTCAGGGCGTCCACGACGTCGGGGATCGTCGGGACCGGACGGTGGCCGGCTTCGGTGAGGGCGGCGTCCAGGGCGCCGTGCTCGACGGCGTCCAGGTCTCGTCGCAGCGTGGTCTGCGCCAGCGCGGCCAGCAGTCGCAGACGTTGCCCGTGAGCGATGGCGGGTTCGGTGTGCCCGGTGTCCAGCGGGTTGAGCCGGGTCGCCAGGCCCGGGCCGAGGCGCACGACGACCCCGCCGACCGCGTCGGCGACCGGCGCCCATTCGCCCTTGGGGTCGCCGGGCACGTACACGCGCCGCCCGACCGCGATCGATCGCACCGCCAGTGACTTGGCCAGGGCGGACTTGCCCTGCCCGATCACCCCGGCGAGCACCATGTTGGGGTTGGTCAGCTCCCCGGCGCCGTACATCGCCCACGGGTCGAAGCAGAACGGGCCGCCGGTCAACGCATCGGTACCAACGAGTACCCCGGTTGTGGGCGGGGGCGCGACCAGGAACGGGTAGACGCCGGCCAAGGTGGCCGACGACGCCCGGTGCGCGGGCAGTCGCAGCGGCAGGCACGAAGTGAACCCGCCGGGGGAGCGGCGGTAGGCCGCCCCTCGCAGCGTCGTCGACCGCACCGCACGCGGCGCCCGAACGAGGTTCACAGGACACCCCTGGCAAGCGCCAGGGTCGCGGCGACGTGGGCCAGGCCCTGTTGACCGACCAGGCGCCGGATCTCGCACATAGACTGCGCCGCGGCGGACTCGGTCGCCGCACACGCCCCGTCCAGCTCCTCGAGCGTCGCCGCGGTGACGGTGATCAGCCCGGTGAAGCGCAGGTCCCCGTGCCCGGCGATGAGCTCCTGCTCTCGGCGGGCCAGGTCGGCGACCTGCGCCCTGATCAACTCGTCCTCAACGCGCCCGACCCGGGCCCGCTGCGCCGCGTCGGCCGCGTGCTCGACCTTCGCCCGACGGATCTCCCGCAACGCCTTGGCCGTCGGCAGCGGCTCGGCGATCAACGTCACGGTGCGAAGTCCGGTCGGAGCCAGCAGCAGCGGTTGCAGGAACGAGGGGTGGACCTCGTTGCGCGGCCACTGGGTCACCCAGTACGTCGCGTGCACCGCGCTGTCGGTCCGCAGGTACGACCAGTGCTCCTGGACACCCATCGGGCCCAGCAGCCGCTTGGTCGCCACCTCACCCGGGTCACCTGCGCGGGCCGCGCCAACAGGGTCATACGCAGGGCGCAGCGTCGCACCGAGGCGATCGAGGCTGACCCAGTGGTCCACGGTCAGCTCGGCGCCGCGCAGAGCATCGGTCAGGGCCACCAGCTCCTGCTCGAAGCGTTCGCCGCCGCGTGCCGTCAACCGTCGCCGGTGGCCTCGCGGGTCTCGCAGGGCGATCGCGACGAATGCGTCCTGGCGGCGGGCCGTGTAGTAGGCCTCGTCGATCAGGTCCGCGAGCAGGCCCGCCGCCCACGACGTTTCCGCCCGGGCGTTCTCTCGCCACCAGCGGCGTGCGCCAGCCGCCCCGTCCGGCACCGTGCGCAACACCAGCTGGACGCGCACCACCATGGGCTGCTGACACAAGGACGCCAGGACGCGTCCCCAGGCGGCGACCTTGTGCTCCTGGGCCGAAGCATCATCGAGCACGAACCCCTCGCCGCGCACGCCGGCGATCGCGGTGAGCGTCCCGGCGCGGCGATCGTGGATCAGTGCCGCCGCCAGGTTCGGCGTCTCGGTCACACGCAGGCTCCCCGGCACGCCCGGGATCTGCAGGTCCCGCGCCTGCGCGCCCACCCGGGTCACCAGCGTCGTCTTGCCCAGCAGACGGCGAGCGTGCCAGTGGGCGATCAGCGGCACCCACTCGACGACCGGGCGCCCGCGAACACTGGCCGTTCCCGCAATGGCGAGCGGCAGCCAGACGACAGCGCCCGCGACCAGGCCACTCAAACCGGCCGAGTACACCCCGCCGACAGCAATCACCATGGCGATCGTCAACAGCGCCAGCTGTGCGGCGCCCAAGCCCAGCAGGATCCCGCGGTGTTCCAGTCGCCCGAACCGGGTGGTCGTTGTCTGCACGCTCGGGGTGGTCATGACCGGCCACCTGCACCCGGTCGCGGTGCGGTCACACGCGCCGGAGCCGGGCGCAGCGCCGGTGCACCGGGACCGGAACCAGTGGCCCTGGTGCCTGCCGCAGCTGCGGTCTTGCCCGCAGCGGCGGCTGCGCCGGCCCCGCTCAGGATCGTGGAGGTGACGGCCTGCTGGGCGGCGTAGCGGGTCTGGGTCCCGGCCCCGCGCGCCCCGCGCAGGATCGGGTTGGCGGCCACCGCGGAGTTCATCACGGTGGCGGCTTCCATCCCGGACCAGTGCACGAAACGCCACGTCAACCACGGGGCGAACACCGCGATGGTCAACAGCAGCAACCCGACCAGGGCGTTGGACAAGGTTTCGGTGATCCCCGGAGTGGAACCTCCCGAGGGCTGGGCGGTGACGGGTCCGGTCCCGGTGAACGCGGAGGCGCCCACGACGAACACCACCACGATGACGACCTTGCAGAACACCAACGCGGCCACGATCTCCAGCCACCGCCGGGTCCACACGCGGGTCTGGTCCCACGCCGACCCGGCGAACGCGACCGGTGCGAACACCGCGATCAGCACCAGGGCGGCCTTGCGGAACAGCAGCACCCCCCACAGCAGCAAGAACCCCGCCGTCAGGGCCAGACCGATCAGGATCTGCAACGCCGGGGACAGCCCGGACAACAGGGCGGCGAACGCGAAGAACTCCCCGGCCGCCACGACGACCGGGACCCCGGCGGCCGCGGCGATGTAGGCGCAGACCTCGTCCACCGCGGTCAACGCCAGCTGGGTCAGGGCCAGAGCCACCCCCGCACCCAGCAGGGCCTTGGCGACCCCGACCACCGCGCGCACCAGGCCGCCCGGCTCGCGGCGCAGCACCGAGCCGATCACCTGCACCACGAACAACCCGACCAGCACCGGCAGGGTGATCGCGGCAATCACCGCGACGTTCGCCCGAAACCACGACGCCGTCAGGTCGATCGACGTCGTGGAGTCCAGGGCGCCCACGGCCATCTGCCCAACCTGGGCGGCGGCCCTGATGAACGCCGCACCGAGGCCGCCCAGCACGTAGTCCGAGGCCGTGGCCGACGCGGACCCGGCGGCGTTGCTCGTCAGGTCACAGACGAACGAAACCGGCCCCGGGCACGCTGCGAGCACGAGGGTGCCCATGTCAGATCCCCGCACCCAGACCGGAGAAGAACGCCACGATCGCGTTCGCCCCACCGATCAGCAGCGCCCCACCGGCCGCCACCATCACCCCGGTCTTGCCCGACGCCGCGTACTGGTAGTTGCCCTGGTGATGGCCCAGCGCCCACACGATGACCGAGACCACCAGGCCCGCCACGCACGCAACCAGGCCCCACGTCAGCAACGCCCCCACGATCGACCTCACGACCGGCAGACCCGGCAGACCGGTCTGGTTCGGACTGATCCCCGGATCCGCCATCGGCAGCACCCGCGCCGCCACCTGCGATGCCCACATGCCCCGTACCCCCGACCGAATCGGTCGGGCACCTGTCGCTGCTGACGAGGTGCCTCACTAGGAGGTATGCGGAACTGACTGCAACACGCGAGGCTCGTCGTCGCTGAGCGGGAATTCTTCGAGCCGAGTTCCCCGGTGGTGGGCCATGGTGGTTGCGAACGATCTGCACGCCAGCCCGGGCAATGCCTGGACCGAGTCGTTTTGGAACCCGCGGGCCACCGGCCACTGCGGAGACCTGACCACCAGCCCCAACCCTCGGCGTGAGCCAGGAACCTCTGGCTGCGGTGTCGCATCTCCCTCCTCGTGCTCGCCAGCCGTCGCCATGGAGTACAACGGAGAGGTCAGAGGGGAATCACGTCATGAAGCTGTTCCGGTACCGCCGACCCTCGTTGAACACTGTCCTGGGCGTCACCAAGGCCAAGCGGCGCGTGAAGCGGTCGCTTGGCATTTCGCAGGTTCAGGCGTGGACCAAGCCGAGCCGGGTCAAGCAGAAGGTGAAATCTCGCGCCGGTCTGTATTCCCCTGTTGCGCGCGCGGTTCGACAGACTTCCAGAGGCAAGGTGCCGACGCTGTTCGGGCTGTTCGGCCGCAAGCGGTAGCTGGCTTGGGTGTTGGCCCGGTACCGAGAGGTTGACCGTAGCGCTCGAATTCGCGGCCGACCTCGGGGTCAGCCGGTCGGTCGCAGACGAGCGAGTTACTGGCTGAATGCGTTGTTGTCGACGGTCTCGTCGTCGAAGTCGGGGTCGAGCTCGGCGAGCAGAGCGTGGCGGCGGGCAGTGAGCCGGTCCGCTTCTGCGTTGTCGCCGTGGGCGAGGGCAGCGGATATTGCGTCACGGTGGAGCAGGTCCGAACAGGGCTCGACCAAGAGACCCTTCGTGGCGGCCTCGATCGCTCCGCGGTGGTCTCCGGCCGCGCGGCGGAGTTGCGAGAGGACGTGGGCGACGTCGGTGATGGTCTCGATCATGTGTTGGATGTCGTTCTCGGCCCAGGTGTAGTCGCAGTCGCGGGTCCCGAGCAGGGGTCGGTTGCGCACAAGGTCCAGGGCTGCCTGGAGTTCCGCGGCTCCCGCAGTTCCGGCTGACAGCCCAGCACGGGCGAGGCGCTGGAATTCGGTCCAGTCCGATACGACGTCGGGGCCGAGGCGGTAGGTTCCGTCGGCGTCGACGACGGGGAGGTTGGCTTCTCCGAGGTGTTGGCGGGTTCGATAGATGAGGCTGTTGCGGGCTTGGTTGTCGACGCGTTTGCCGTGCCAGAGGGCTTCGACGAGCTCTGGTCCGTTGGCGCTGTGGCGCAGCGCGAGGTAGACGACGAGTTCGGTCCCGCGCTTGCTCAGCCGAGTGGCGGACCCGTGGGGGATGCCGTCGATCTGGATCGGTCCGAGCACGTTGACGCGGACGGCCTGTGGCGAGCGATCCAGACCCTGCGCCGGAGCCTGGGGATCGGGCGCGGGGCGCGCGGGTAGCGCGGCGAGGGCGTCGGCGATTTCGTTGTCGAACGGGCGGGGAGCGGTGAGAACGTCCAGGTCCGGGCTCCGGTGCGGTCCGTCGGCCGTGCGAAGCATCGACACGAGGGTGTCGAGATCGTTTCGCGAGAGCCGCTGGGGTCGCAAACGCAGCCCGAGGGGTTCGATCAGGGCACTCAAGTCGCTTTCGATCATGAGTGACCATCCGACGCCGTTGCTGGGTCCCGCGCCGATCACGGCGGTGCCGGACCACGGCGCACAGTGCTGGTGTGGCGTTTCGGCGTCGTTGGTCGCCACGTAGACGATCGGTAGCCAGACGTCGCCTACGGCGCGATCGGACCGGGCTTGGAGAGTGTCGTCGGCGCCGATGCCTCCCAGCGTGCTGGCGACCTGTTTGTTGCGGCTGGCGATCTGGCCGTTGACGGCGCCTGGGTCGGCGACGATTTGCAGGCGTGCCAGGTCGCAGACCTCCGCGAGGCCGGTGAAGGCCTCGCCTGCGATCAATCCGATGCGTCCGGTGAGGTCGCTTGTAGCGAGCTCAGCCACCACCGCTCGAAGGGTGGCGCCCGCGGCGTCGGGGTTTCCGGTCAGGGTGAGGGTTCCAGCGGCTTCGAGGTTGACGAACACGACGGCGTCATCGGTGTGCCCGAGGGTGACCAGAGCGGGGTACGGCTCGGGCCGATCCGGGTCGTCGTCGATCGTGGCGTCGGCTGTGATGGCGTCGTTCGGCGCGGACCAGGTTCGGGGTGAGGTGCTAGTGAACGGGGCGACCGGGGTGTAGTCGTCCACGGTGAGGTGCAGGTCGAGGGTGGTTTCTGTCAGGAGGATGGCTCCGACTCGTGGCAGGTCGCGTTCGGCGGCGTAGCTGCGAGACGCCAAGGTGAGCAAGGCGGCCTTGACCTGGGGGATGGTCAGCGGGCAGGTGGCGCTGCGAAGGGTGCGTTCGGCGGCGTCCTGCTGGGAGCCGGGCTGGGGCAGTGCGATGGGTTGTCCGACGCGTCGCCTGCGGTGCTGCAGGTGGCGGCGCCGGGAGAGCTCACCGATCACGCCGACGGCTGCCAAGGCGCTCAGGCCGAGGTAGAAGTCCTGCGCGAATGGTCGTTCAGCCGTTTCGTCATCGGTTTTGCTATTGGCGCCGCCGACCGTGACGGTTTCGTCATTGGCTCCGCGGCCCGCCGTTCCGGATCCGACCTGTTCGTCCTGTTCGGCTCCCGTAGGACGGAGCGAACGTGGTTCGACCAGGCCCGCTGGGCTCGTCGGCTCCGGTCGCGGCGCGGTCGAGAGGGTTTGCGGCGCGCTTGGCGCAGGGTGCTGAGCCGGTACGGCAGCCGGGGCGGGTGCGGCGGACGGGGTGGCAGGGGCGCTGGGGATGGTCAGGCGCCAGCCGGGGCGGATGACGTCAGGGTCGGTCAGGGTTTGTCCATCGGGTTGAAGTGTGTGGGCGCTCAGGTCGTAGATCTCTCGGTAGCGGGCACCGTCGCCGAGTTGCTGAGCGGCGATGTCCCACAGTGACTCGCCCGCGGTCACGTCGTGACTTCTGGCTTCCGTCGGTGCGGGGGTCGCCGTGCTGTTGGCGGTGGTGACGGGCGCGGGTAGCGCGGTCGCGTCGAAAGGCAGCCGCAGCTGCCAGCCGGGATAGACCCAGTGGTCGTCGGTCAGGGTGCGCCCATCGGGCTGGGGTCGGCCGAGGTTGAGGTCACGGATCTCGGCGTAGCGGGCGCCGTCGCCGAGGTGTCGTTCGGCCAGGGACCACAGGGTGTCACCGCGGGCGACGGTGATGACCGGATGACGGTCGACCGGCTCGGCCGTCGAGGAACTCGTCGCCGCCGACGTCGCCGGGGCTGTCGCCGCACCGCTTGCGGTGGCCGCTGTTGAGTTCCCGGCATCGGTGAAGGGGTGTTGGGGTGCGGTGTCGACCAGGACCGCTGCGCGGGCGGCCGGGGCGCCCAGAAGCGGGGCGGAGGTGACGACAAGGAGCCCGGCGGCGGTGATCAGGGTGGCGGCGGCGCGTTGGGTCAGCCCGAGCAGCGGGATCGAGGGGACGGTGATGTGCCGGGCGGCGGCTGCCAGCTCGGTCAGGACGCTGAGGGTGAAGGCGGCCCAAGCCCCCCAGGCGACCAGGGTGACCGCGCCGAAGAACAGGGTGCCGTCGTCGGGTCGACTCAGCGTGGTGAGAACGGTGTCCCAGGTGGGCCAGGTGCGCGGCCACCCCAGGGGCGCCACCACCACCAGGGCTGCGGGCACACCGAAGACGAAGCCGGCCAGGGCGACGATGGCGGCCAGGGCGCGGGCGACATCGCCCGTGGTGCGGGCACGCCGGGTGGGGGTGGGTGCGTGGGTGGGGTTCATGTGCCGCCTCCGGTGACGCCGTGGACAAGGTCGACCTGGGCATGGCCGGTCACGGTCAAGGTCGTGATGCCGATCAGGCCCAGGAAGACCGTCGGTGCGCTGGTGGTCACGGTGACCTGCAGGCTTTGCCCGTTCGGGGAGACGGCTGCGGTCCCGGTCGCACCCGCGGCGGTGAGGTAGGCGTTGGCCGCAGCGACGGCGCCCTGCCGGTCGACGCGGATGTTGCTGGAGGAGACGGCGGCGGGCAGGTCGATCACTTGACCGGCAGTGCGGGCGGCTTCAGCGGCGATGGCGTCGGCCCGTTGGGCCGCGCGCAGCTTCGCGCCGCCGTCCGCCACAAGTCCGACCAGGACCAGCAGGCCGACCATCGTGATCGCCACGAACACCGTCACCGACCCAGCCTCCCGATCGATGCCGGCGGGCGGGCGCAGCCGTGCGCGCAGAGTGGTCATCGGGTGCGCCACGAGTCGAGGGGCGAGGTGGCGTGGGCGGTGAGGGTGTGTGCTCCTGGCAGACCGGGTAGGGCCAGGTCGGCGAATGTCACGGTGCAGGTGATCGTGGCGGTGACCGTGGCGGGTTGCCCGACCGGAGTACCGAACCCTGAGGTGTCGATGACCACGGTGGTCGGTGCGCAGCGCAGGTTCTGGGCGGTCAGCTCCCGATCAGCGGCGAGGGTGCCGGTCATCTGGGCGGCGGCTGGGGTGCGGGCCAGGGACGCGTCGCGGGCTGCGACGGCGGCGGCGTGCTCGACGGCCCCGGCGGCGACCTGCACTCGCCCGGCCAGGACCACCAGGCCGAGCAGGAGCAGCAGGGCCGGGGCCAGGATCGCCAGCTCTAGGGTCGCCGAACCGCGCTGGCGGTCGGTGGTCAACTGCGCTAGGTGGTTCATGGTGCACCTGGCGTGGTGAAGCGTTCCCGGGGTCCGGTGGCGGACTGGGTGACGGTGGGGCCGGGCACACCGGGCAGGATTGACAGGGACCGGCCGGTGACCTGGACCCCGACCTGCCCGCCGCCGGGCGTGGTGGCGGTCACGGTCACGTCGGTCAGGGTGCCGGCGCCGTGGGCACTCAGGAACTGCCGGGCCCGGGCGGGTCCGGCGGCGGGTTCGGCGGTGTAGGTGCGGGCGGCGGTGACGCCTTCTTGGGCGGCGGCCAGGGCCAGGGAGCGGGCGTGGAACCACAGCCCGTACTGCACGATCGCGACGATCAGGGCCAGCAGCACCGGGAACAGGACTGCGATCTCCACGCTGACCGAGCCCGCGTCCCGCCTCGCCCACCCGGCGCGCCACCGTGCCCGGGCCTGCGGGGCCCGGGGGCAAGGTGCCAGCGTCGTCGTGGTCATCGGCTCGGGGTTGGGTTAGTTGACCTGGTTGACGCGGCGGGTGACGGCGGCGGTGATCGCCACGACAAGCAAGGTGGCGACCGCGATCAGCCCCAGGACGATGATGACCAGCTCCAACGTATTGGACCCCGCGTCGCCGGCACCGGCGCCGCCCGGTCCGGTGCGGATGCTGCGCGTGCGGTCTCCGATGAGTCGGCGGGTGGTGGCCAGGTACCCGGTCAGCAGGATCCAGGCGGTGGTGGGCATGGCGTGCTCCGATCTGATGGGGTTAGCCGAACAGGATGCGGGTGAAGGCGGGGTAGGCGATCAGGGCCATGAACGCGACCCCGAGCAGGGCGACGGGCACGACCATGTGCTCAGAGGCGGAGTTGGCCTTGGCGGTGGTGGCGGTCAACAGCTGGGTGCGCAGCGACGTGGCGCGGGCCCGCAGGGTCGCATAGACCGCGGCGCCGTCCTGTCCGGACAGGGCCATGATGTCCGCCAGGTCGCCCAGCTCGGGAACCCCGGTGGCCTCGGCGAGGTCGGTCAGGCCCTGCCAGGGTGGCAACCCGGCGAGCTCGGCGCGCAGCAGGGCGTCGCGGATGCGGTCGAACTCCCTCGAGCCGCCGATGGCCGCGGCGCGGTCCAGGGCCTCGGTGGTGCCCGCATCGGCCGCGCGTTCCAGGGCGACGAGCTCGAGGAACACGCACGCCGCCCGGCGCATCGACTCCCGGGCGAGGCCGACCCGCCGGCGCAGGTCGACGTCGGGCACCACGAACCCCGCCCCGGCCAACACGGCGGCGGCCGCGGCCGGGATCGCGACCGACGTGCCCACGCCCGCCGCAGCCGCAGCCAGGGCCAGCAGCGTGGGGGTGGCCAGGCCGAGCAGGGCGAAGGTGGTCTTGCGGGTGGCCAGGTCTTCCGTGGTCTGGTCGACCATGTGCAGGTCGGCTGTGTACCGGGCCAGGCCCAGGGACTCCACGAGCTGCGGGAGCACCCGGCGCCGGACACCCACCCACAGCTGCGGTCCCGGCGCCGTGGGGGTCGGGTCGGTGCGCGGCCCCGGGTCGGTGGCGCGCGGGTCCAGCCGGGCCAGGGCGGCGTGCAGGTTCGGGCGGGTCGGCACCAGCCCGGCGATCAGGACGCTGACGCCGGCGCCGACCATTGCGCCGGCGAGCAGGATCTGCCAGGTGATCACCGCTCCCACCCTCTCGAGTTCGCGACCCCGTCGCCTTCGGTATTGGTGAACCCATGTGAAACGGTGAGGAAGCGGGGTTCGGGTGGGGAAAGGGTCAGTGCCCGCATCCACG
It encodes:
- a CDS encoding BTAD domain-containing putative transcriptional regulator, with product MTAGESLWDIAAQQLGDGARYREIYDLSAHTLQPDGQTLTDPDVIRPGWRLTIPSAPATPSAAPAPAAVPAQHPAPSAPQTLSTAPRPEPTSPAGLVEPRSLRPTGAEQDEQVGSGTAGRGANDETVTVGGANSKTDDETAERPFAQDFYLGLSALAAVGVIGELSRRRHLQHRRRRVGQPIALPQPGSQQDAAERTLRSATCPLTIPQVKAALLTLASRSYAAERDLPRVGAILLTETTLDLHLTVDDYTPVAPFTSTSPRTWSAPNDAITADATIDDDPDRPEPYPALVTLGHTDDAVVFVNLEAAGTLTLTGNPDAAGATLRAVVAELATSDLTGRIGLIAGEAFTGLAEVCDLARLQIVADPGAVNGQIASRNKQVASTLGGIGADDTLQARSDRAVGDVWLPIVYVATNDAETPHQHCAPWSGTAVIGAGPSNGVGWSLMIESDLSALIEPLGLRLRPQRLSRNDLDTLVSMLRTADGPHRSPDLDVLTAPRPFDNEIADALAALPARPAPDPQAPAQGLDRSPQAVRVNVLGPIQIDGIPHGSATRLSKRGTELVVYLALRHSANGPELVEALWHGKRVDNQARNSLIYRTRQHLGEANLPVVDADGTYRLGPDVVSDWTEFQRLARAGLSAGTAGAAELQAALDLVRNRPLLGTRDCDYTWAENDIQHMIETITDVAHVLSQLRRAAGDHRGAIEAATKGLLVEPCSDLLHRDAISAALAHGDNAEADRLTARRHALLAELDPDFDDETVDNNAFSQ
- a CDS encoding pilus assembly protein TadG-related protein, producing the protein MTTLRARLRPPAGIDREAGSVTVFVAITMVGLLVLVGLVADGGAKLRAAQRADAIAAEAARTAGQVIDLPAAVSSSNIRVDRQGAVAAANAYLTAAGATGTAAVSPNGQSLQVTVTTSAPTVFLGLIGITTLTVTGHAQVDLVHGVTGGGT
- a CDS encoding TadE/TadG family type IV pilus assembly protein, with amino-acid sequence MNHLAQLTTDRQRGSATLELAILAPALLLLLGLVVLAGRVQVAAGAVEHAAAVAARDASLARTPAAAQMTGTLAADRELTAQNLRCAPTTVVIDTSGFGTPVGQPATVTATITCTVTFADLALPGLPGAHTLTAHATSPLDSWRTR
- a CDS encoding TadE family protein produces the protein MTTTTLAPCPRAPQARARWRAGWARRDAGSVSVEIAVLFPVLLALIVAIVQYGLWFHARSLALAAAQEGVTAARTYTAEPAAGPARARQFLSAHGAGTLTDVTVTATTPGGGQVGVQVTGRSLSILPGVPGPTVTQSATGPRERFTTPGAP
- a CDS encoding type II secretion system F family protein, which codes for MITWQILLAGAMVGAGVSVLIAGLVPTRPNLHAALARLDPRATDPGPRTDPTPTAPGPQLWVGVRRRVLPQLVESLGLARYTADLHMVDQTTEDLATRKTTFALLGLATPTLLALAAAAAGVGTSVAIPAAAAAVLAGAGFVVPDVDLRRRVGLARESMRRAACVFLELVALERAADAGTTEALDRAAAIGGSREFDRIRDALLRAELAGLPPWQGLTDLAEATGVPELGDLADIMALSGQDGAAVYATLRARATSLRTQLLTATTAKANSASEHMVVPVALLGVAFMALIAYPAFTRILFG